The Rhodohalobacter barkolensis genome includes the window TTTGGGTTTGCCCCACCACTTCTACTTCATAGTTTACTAACCCGGATTTGCCGTTAGCGTTTACTTCGTGGGTTTGTACTAAGGTGTGATAGTTTTCATCAAGGGGTAGTAATTGAAGAATGATATCTAACCAGTTAGAATCAAAATGATGGAGATTGAAGGAATTGTTAATGGTTATAACATCTCCTGATGAAGGAGTGTACTTTCCTGTTACAATTCCTTTTTCATAGTACAATTCGATTTTTCTGGCTTTATTTTTTGAATAATGAAATATCGGTTTCAAGCTTTGGTTTGTTGCTCTAACGCTGTCAAAATGCACCGGTTGATTAATTAGTCTCATCACTTGTATTCTTTCTACTTGCCCTTCTCTTTCCAGGAATTTTAACCGGTCATGCAAAGTGCCTAAAGAATCGCGTTTCTGATGGACCTGTAAATAAATATTGAAAGTAATATCATATTGCCGGAGCTTGGTATAATCCAGATTCCCGGAACCAGGAATGATTACAGATTTCGCTGAATCTGTAGTTTGCGATTGCGCGGAATACGAGCATAACAAACACATTAACAAGAGGGTGAACCGGGCAAAAATTTTATGATCTCTTATAGCATAAAGAAATATCATGATGATGTATTGTTGTTACGATTAATGGACGAACGTTTTGATGAAATAAATGACTCCACCCCTCTTTTTTTAGCAGTACTTAGTACTGGAAAGTATAATTGAACTTGGCTTGCAGGGAGTGAATTTCAACGGGATCATTCAAGTGGAGCTGTTCAAAAGGTGTATTGTTTTGTCCAAACCTGTAGACCAGAAATAAGTCGGAGCCATCTGCAATATTGAAGCGAAATCTTGCAAATGAAGAGGTTACATTGGTTAAGCTGTTGTATTGGGCTAATCCTGATATTGAGATATTGGGTGCCGGTTTAACATCCAGTCTTCCACGTAACAACAGGCTGCGATATAACTGGCCGCGCTCCTCAAAGTTTATGTTGTAGTATTCCATATCACCGGATAGCTCAAAATTAGGATTGATACTCCATTCCGGAGAAATGACCGTGCCTACTCCTTTGCCGTCAAAAAAACCTCCCACCGATGTAGAAGCGTCCAGACGTAAGCGACTGCCCTTTGAGGTAGAAAATTTGACAAATACCTCTTCGAATCCATATTGCCCGGCGGGGATAGAGACCCGTTCAGAAAGGTTATATCCGGTTGTCAGATGTTCTGTCTGATGTTTGACGCCAAACTGAATCACAAAACCGGATTTGAACGAAGTATAATTTTTGATTAAAATCGACGAGCTTTCCATTTTATTAGACGTATTTCCGACATATATATGGGCATCTGTTATCAGCTGGGATTTTTGGATAAAAGAATGTTTCGGTGCCTCCCAGCCGTAGGCGATACGATCACCGTATCGGGTAAAATCAGTGCGATCAACAAAACCCAGTCCAGGATTGTAACTTTGTCCCATCCTGTTGATTGAAAACTTGTAGAAAAAGCCGATGTAGGATTTGCGTTCAGCTTTAATCAGCATATTAGTATTGTTGAGCCAACCACGCGTATAACCGGATGAATCTGGATCATCAAAGGTATGACTATATCGACCGGTAATGAACAGATCCCGGTCTCCTTCCCAGACCATATCCACTCCATAAGCCAGGTTATAAACATTCGATTGCGATACCCGGGAAGTGGACATAAAACCGACATAAGTAGAACGATCGTCACTTAAATTTCTACGGACCCGAATCACACCGAAGCTTTCGCCTTCGTTACCATATTTTGGGGCCGACTGCAAACTCAGTGCGCCGATATCCCAGCGCCCGGCACGTCCTGTCAGCCGAACTCCGCCATCAATAGGCACGTCTCTGCCTTCATCCGTTAGGCCAATACGCCGGCTGTAAAAAAGATTGGTTGGACCGCCGGTATTGAAGGAAAAAAGTCCGGCACGTTCCTGGAAAAAGGTGCGTTTCTCTTCCCGGTGGAGCGGAAAGCGGGTCAAATTTATTTGCTGATTGTCATCTTCGACATGGGCGAAGTCGGTATTGACTGTAGCATCGAGTGTAAAATTTGAGGATAACTTGTATTTGGCATCAATACCAATATTCGGCGAAAACTGGCCATGATTATCACCACTGTTTAACTGCTCATGGTCATACCCGCCTAAAAAATAAGGGGTAACAAATAACGGCTTTGATTTAGTGCCGATATCTGTATTGAAGCTAAAGGCAGCCGTTTTCGAGGGTTTAAAATAGCTGTCATTGCCATAATCATTGCTGATCAACGGGTACGTATCAAATTCGTTGTTATCAGCCGAATACTTCCACACTGATAATCCTGCAACAACTTTTCCATCTTTCTTTTGATATTGCAAACTGCTCAGCGGTATGCGCATTTCAAAAGACCAATACGTATCCTCTCGATTTACTTTGACTGTCCAAAAGGTATTCCAATTCAGATTCTTGGAAAATTCGGCATCATCAGTAACGGCAAGATCGGTTTTATTGCCGGAAGGAGAAGTTATAAATACGTTCGCGCTCTTTTTGTCATTATACCCGTCTATTACCACCCCAAAAAGATCAGAACTGTAATCCAGGTCATCCCGGCTAAGCTGTCGGTCATTTATATCAGACGAGTTATACTTAAAATATCCGCCTACGTATATAGCATTGCCGCTGTGGGCTACTTTAACGGTAGTTTCAGTCGAAGGGGGATTTCCATAAATCGGCTGACTCATTTTCAATGGGAGCGTATGAGCTGATTTCCAAAAACGCTCATCCAAACTTCCGTCAATAGTAACTGCATCACTGACATACGGTATGGAAGTTGTTTGCGGATCATTTTTTGCTTGGATTGATGCAGTTAGTATGAATCCCAGCAGTTGAATTAATACAAAAAACATAAATCTGAAAGAGAATAACATGCGTGTAATATATTATTGTAGATATTTGGTCATGATTCGAAATAGAGACGAATCAATGTTTGAAAAGACGAAAATTCAGACTCTTTTATTTCGTCTGTAGAAAGGTATCAGGTGACCAAATGGGGCGAAAGGAGAATGGGATGTATGACAACGATTTGGGGTGCCACACAAGCTTTTGTGATAAATAACAAGGATTAGCTACTCAGCACAGCATCAAAGGAATGGATGTAACTTCTCGAAACCGGGATAACTTCTTCCAAACCGTCAATTGTTAATCGATATCCCTGGGCATTGCCTTGTACAGAAGTGATATAATCAATATTAATGAGAAAAGAACGATGCACCCGTATAACATTTTTAAACGGGCGGAGCTGTTTTTCTATTCTCTTGAGTGTGTTTCGTTTTATATATCTGTTGATATTTTTCTGTTCATCTTTCAGGTAAAATTCCACATAATTTCCATCAACACGAGCAAAAATAAAATCCGCAATATCAAAACTGATTATATCTTGCTCGCTTTCAGCTTCAATAGTTACCGATTGTGATTTGGGTTGGCGTATTGAGGTATTAATTTCGTGTACCACAGTATCCCAGTCAGAAGCTTTGTGGGAAGTAGAAAGAACCAGGTAAACCAAATTAACAAGTGTGAGCAGGCTGGCTACAAGAAAACCAAACAAGTAGCTATGGGTAATTTCTTCCAGCAGGTAATCGAGCGACAAATTTTGTGGATTAACATATACCAGCTCTCGCAAAAAGAAGTTAGCGATACCAATACTACATAAAATAACAGCCCACAATCCCAGCTCTTTTAGCACTGTCCACTTGCTTTCCTCGACAAATTTGGGCAAAAGTTTCTGAATTAAAATAATACTCAGGAAAAAAACGATACTGTCGACTACTCCGAATATTAAAGCAATAACCGCGAATGAAAACCTGTGCTCTTCATAGTTAATATCGAACGGTTTAAAAAGATACATGAAGAGGGGGATAATAATCGCCAGCACTAAAGCTATATTGAATACTCTTCTTATTGAATCGTAATAAAAGGGGTACGGTTGCTTTAGCTGAAATTTTTGTAAGAAATCCACTTGAATTAAATGAGTAAAAGATAGAATAAGTAAATATAAAGTTAATATACTGAATCGATTTTATATTGTTTTTTTATAGTCTGTGATAAACTTAAAGGGCTAAATATTCCATTATTTGTTTAATGAATTTTCCGGCAAACAAAACTTTCATTTCCCTTCCTTTCAACCGCTTAAACAGAAATCAGAATTGGTCTTTAAACATCATTAAAGTGCATTTTAAAGTATCTAAATGAAGACTTTTGCTTTCTTCCGGGCGTACATAGACGCACGATTTCAAAGCCATAATGTATTTACTTATAATATCTTATGGCTTTTTTATTTTTGGGTTGGTCCAACATTTTTCTTTAAGCGTGCCTGATTGCTTCAAATGTGCTTTATAAATATTCCGAAAAACATTTTGGTATCATAAAAAAACAGCGACTTGCTTTGCCACAAAGCCGCTGTTCTTCTTTCTTCATTTTAACCTGAGGCCATATAGCCAATAAATTACTGCGTCTCAAACTGAGCAAGCAATGCAGGAATTACTACCATATTGAGCATCGTTGCACTCAGCAATCCTCCCAGAATGACTTGTGCCATGGGAGACTGTATCTCATTACCCGGTTCACCGACTGCAATGGCCAGGGGAATCAAAGCAAGCCCGGCAGTTAATGCCGTCATCAAAATTGGATTGAGTCGCTCCATGGCTCCCTGCCGGATCGCCTGTATGAACTCTTTTCCTTCTTTTCTCAAGTACTGATAGTGGGAAACCATCAGGATACCGTTTCGTGTGGCAATGCCGAACAGGGTGATGAACCCAACCAATGATGCGATGGTCACAATCCCGCCCGTAAACAGAACCATATATATTCCGCCAATCAAAGCGAAAGGCAGGTTTACCATGACCACCAAAGCAGTTTTCAGCGATCCAAATTCAAGGAAGAGCAGAAGATAAATCCCGAGGATGGAAAAAATACTGAGCAGCAGGATAATATTCGTTGCCCTGGCTTCACTTTCAAACTGCCCCCCATACTCTACAAAGTAGCCCTGCTGCAGTGTGATGTTTTCTGAAACATTTGATCGAATTTCATCAACGGTTCCTCTCAGATCGCGTCCGGCAACGTTGGCTGAAACCGTGATCGCCCGCTGTACATTTTCACGGCTGATGGTGTTCGGTCCGCTTCGGGATTTAATAGTTGCAAGTTCAGCAAGGGGCACAATCGTTCCGTTTTCCAGGTTAAAGGTAGCGTTTTGAATCGCTTCGATACTGCCTCTGTGATTTTCATCAAACCGGACCAGCAGGTCAAACATTTGATCGCCTTCCTGAATCTGTGATACCACTTCTCCGGCAAATGCAACATCCACCAGTTCAGACAAGTCGCGGATGGACATTCCATGCCGGGCCAGTGAACGCCGGTTGGGCCTGATCTGTATCTGCGGAACATTTTGCTGCTGCTCAATAGAAAGGTCTACAATCCCGTCCACCGGTTCCATCTGCCCTCTAACCTCTTCAGCCATTGCTCTGAGCCTGAACAGGTCAGGTCCGAAAATTTTGACAGCAATGTTAGCCTGAGTGCCGGACAACATGTGATCAATACGGTGACTGATCGGCTGACCGATGGAGATGTTGGTTCCCGGTACAACAGTCAGATCTTCACGAAGATCGGCCAAAGCTTCCTCCTTTGTCATGCCTTCTGGCAGGTCCAGTCGTGCATCAATTTCGGAAGAATTGGGGCCCTGGGCGTGCTCATCCAGTTCGGCTCGACCGGTTCGTCGTGATGTGGAAGTTACAGCCGGGTGATCCAGCAGAATTCGCTCCACCTGGTTTCCGATCTCATTCGATTCATCCAGCGATGTTCCGGGAATGGTGACTGCGGTAACCACAAGCGTTCCTTCGTTGAACTCTGGTAAAAATGATCGGCCTAAAAAAGGGAGAACGATCAACGTTGTTAAGAAGAGCAATAACGCCCCGGCTAATACTGACTTTCTAAACCGCAGGACAAAATCCAGAACCTTTTCGTAACCGGCTTTCAGCTTTCCGGTAAACCAGCTTTCTTCCAGTTTTCCCTTTGCGGCCTGATTTGGCAGCAGGTAGTAGCAAAGGGCAGGGGTTACGGTCATAGCTATCAGCAGGGATGCTCCAATGGATACGATATACGCCAGACCCAGTGGCTGAAGCAGGCGACCTTCAATACCACTTAGAAAGAAAAGCGGAACAAATGCGATAATAATAATCAGTGTGGCATTAATTATGGATGTCCGAATCTCTTTTGAGCTTTCAAAGACCACATCAAAAGCCGATTGTTGCTGCGCTGCCGGAAGCTGATGGTTTTCCCGAAGTCGCCTGAACGCATTTTCCACATCAATAATGGCATCATCCACAATCACCCCGATGGCAATCGCCATGCCGCCAAGAGTCATGGTATTGATGGTGACATCAAAAAACTCGAGAACGAATACGGCAAATACCAGGGATAACGGGATGGCCGTGAGCGAAATCAGCGTGGTGCGATAGTTGGCCAGGAATAGAAATAGAATCACAATAACCAGGAAGGCACCGTCGCGGAGAGCTTCCACCACATTGTCGATCGCCAGGTCGATAAAATCAGCCTGCCTGAACAGCTTTGTATTTATGGTAAACCCATCAGGCAGCGTTTGCTCGATTTGAGCCATTGTCTCATCAATCCTCTGTGTCAGCTCCAGGGTATTGGCTCCCGGTTGTTTCTGGACAGAAATGATCGTGGCCGGTTCCGCATTGACTGACGCGTCCCCGATCTTTTGCGCTGCCGCTATTTCAACGGTTGCCACATCCCCGATGGTTATTGGGATATTGTTTCGCTCCGTGATGACGGCTTGTTCAAGGTCTTCTACCGCATACGCGCGGCCAATACCCCGAATGGTGAACTCCTGACTGTGTTGATTAAAAAAACCGCCTGAAAAGTTCTCATTTGAATATTCGGCTGCATCTAAAACCTGATTAAGAGTAACATTGTACTCTTTTAGGCGGTCGGGGTGAACACGCACCTGGTACTGTTTCTTCCCGCCTCCGATCGGTATCACCTGCGCCACACCCGGAATGGCCAGCAACCTGCGGCGGATCTCCCAGTCGGCGGCTGTTCGAACATCCAATTCGGAATGTTGGTCGCTGTTTACACTGACCAACATAATTTCACCCATAATGGATGATATCGGAGCCATAACCGGGGGTTCAACCTGTTCGGGTAAATTCCCTGCCGCCATTTTAAGTTTTTCGTTTACGATCTGCCGGGCCTGGAAAATGTCGGTTCCCCACTCAAACTCCACCCAAACAATCGAAATTCCCATAGACGTGGAAGAGCGTACCCTTCGAACACCGGTCGCTCCATTGACGGCGGTTTCCACGGGAAGGGTTATAAGCCGTTCCACCTCTTCGGATGCCATTCCGTGAGCTTCGGTCATTACGGTAACCGTTGGGGCGGTAAGATCGGGAAATACATCAACCGGCATTTTTTGAACGATGTATATCCCGGCTACTAATATGACAAGGGAACTGACCAACACCACAAGCCTGTGCCTGATCGAACCTCTGATTAATGAATCTAACATAGTTGTACAGGTTTAGGATTAATGGGAGTGTCCGTGTGCGGGAGCTTCTGAAGAAAGGGAGGCCATTTTAACACGGTAGGCGTTGACGGTAACAATCCGTTCACCTCCCTCAAGCCCGGAGACAATCTCCACTTGGCCGCGGTTTCGAATGCCGGTGACCACTTCCCGTTTTTCAAATGATTCGCCTGAACGGTGTATGAACACCGAGTAGGTTCCCTCTTCCTCGACCAGTGCCGATTCGGGAACGGACAGTACGTTCTCTTTTTGCTCGGTATCGATTTCTACAGTTGTGAAAAGTCCGGTTTGCAGAGTTTGATCGTCATTATTGATCTCGTAGATCAGCGAAACAGTGCGCGATTGCGGATCAACATTTGCTCCGCGGCTCACCAGCCTTCCCTCCACCTCATTCAGTGCAATTTGTCTGTCACTACCCTGTATCGAAAACACGGCCGACTCCGGATTGCCCAGGGAGTTTCTCAGATGAGCGGGAAGGTGAACATTCAATCGGATTTTTGACAAGTCGGCAATACGGAACAGTGGGTCACCGGCGCTAACCTGCATCCCCGGTGTGACGAACATCTCTGTGATGGTACCGGCTATCGGAGCTTTGAGCTCAAACCGGTACGATTCGGAATCATCACCGTACCCGTCGATCGCATCCTGTTCAATCTGCAGTGTTTCATGAATGGTTTGATAGCGAATCAGCGCCTGACGGTACTCCATCCGGGCCTGCTCCAGTTCCGCTTCGGGGATGGCCTCATTGGCAAACAGGCGCTCAGATCGCCGAAGGTTATTTTCCGCAAGTTCGAGCCGCGATTGTGCGTTGATAAACTGTTCTGCATAGTTTTCGCCGTCTTCAGACTGAATAGCCGGATTCAGTCTCAGCAGCGTATGTCCTTTTGAAACCTGCTGACCCGATACCGGTAAATCACGGTTCATACTGCTCAGAACAATTCCTGCAAAAGGTGCTGACACGATCGATTCTTTTTGAGTAACCGGGTGTGTTTCCCCGTGTGCTTCAATCGTTCGATAAAGTGTTTGTCTCCCGACAGGCTCAGTGCCAAACGGGATATTCCACTGCTGCTCTTTTAGAAAGGATATCAAATTGGGATCCTCGTCCTCGTGAGTTGCCGGAACCTCTTCTGCTGAGCTATAAACGGGAATGCCATTTACCTGAAGTGTATCATCTACCATTCCTTTGATGATAATGGCCAGATCATACCTTCCTGCGCGTTCAAAGATAACATCCGGGCCATAAATCCCCGGAACCTGAACTTCCGTTTCAGTAATGGAGCCTTCATTGCCCCGCTCTGAACTAAACACAAACTCCACTTCCGATTCGGAAACGGGTTTGAAATCCGAAAGGCGCGTAAGGTGCACCGCAAAGGTAGCTTCCTGACCAACAATCAGTTCCGGATATTCCATGAACAGCTCAGTTTTATCTGTCCACTGGGTAATCACCCCGGCCCCTTCCAGTTGGGATTCCTCATCGTGGCTATGGGCGTCATCTCCATCGTGGGAGTGGCCTTGTTGATCTTGTGCTTGTTGTGCAGGCTGCTCGTGGGTATGATCGCCCTCTTCTTCATGGCTATGGCCTTCCTGATCTGATCCGCCACCACACCCCACCAAAAGCAGGGATGAGCACAGAATGATATATGTTATAAGCTGTTTCATTGCGTCGAAATTTATTCGTGATTAGTTAGTTGGATGCCAGAGTATTAGTGATCGTGTTCTTCATCCCCGTGAGAATGCGTTGAGTCATCATCATGAGTATGCTCTTCCTCATGGCTGTGGTCGCTGTCTTCGTCATGGGAGTGATCTGATTCTACGTCAACAGAATCTGCACCACCTCCAATACGCACGGCATCACTATCACCTGTTGATGATTGTTGGGCGGGTTCTTCATGGGTGTGGTCGCCATCGGATCCGTGTGAATGATCTTCATTGTCTGAGGCGCATCCTGCTACTACTAATCCTGTGATAAGTGCTAAAAGTGTTATGAATTTTTTCATTGTTCTGAGTGGTTTTGAGTTGAAGATATTTTTCCTGAAGTGAGGGTATCTAGTGTAATAAGAGCTTGTTGGAAATCTGCGACTATACGATGCTGAAGGCTGAGCCCGTCAACAAATGCTTTGGTGGCATCCAAAAGTTCTACTAAAGAAAAACGTCCTTCCTGATATGCGGATCGCGACGTCTCCAGCATCTCCTGGGTTAGTGGATTTTGCTGCATCTCCTGCCACTGACCGTACAAATTCTGCACTCGGCGGTAGGCAACATCTACCTGATTGCGAATAGTTCGCCGTTGAATATGCACAGATGTTTCCATGCTCCGCTGATCGGCTTCCGCCATCCTGATGTTTCCGCTGTTTCGGTTGAAGATGGGAATCTGAATTCCCCCGCCAATGACAAATCCTTCCGAGCCGTCCGACTGATTTTTATAGCCGAAATTGACTTTTAAGTCAGGTAGGCGTTCTCGTTTTTCCACTCTGTATTTAAGTCCGAGAGCCTCCGTTTCCAGTTCCATGGCTTGTAAATCAGCTCTGTACTCAAGGGCATATTGCCGAAGTATCTCCGGATCTTCCAGAATCGGCTCCACCGGTAAATCGGGTTCAACCTGAAATTCAAAACCGGATTCTTCTGATGAAGTGATCATTGCAGCCAATTGTTTTTGAGACTGTATCATCTCCAGCTCTACTTCATTACGCTCGCGCAGATACCGGTTCTTTTCAATGGTAAAACGCTGTACCTGAAGTCCTGACTCGGTGCCTTCTGCCTGACGGTTTCTGGCCGATGCCAACACCTGATCAATAACTTCCAAGGCCTGGTCATACACCTCAAGCTTGTGCTGTAAATACCAGTATTCTACGTACAGGGATTTCACCTGTTCAATAAGAACAGACTGATCGTACTGGTAGGATAGAGTAGCAGCTTCACTGCTTTTATTGGCACTTCTGTTTCGAAGAAACGGCTGTCCCAGCAGTTCAATCGGCTGCGAAATCTGATAGGTGGTTTCGTCATAATCAAGCGTACCGGCGTTAAGCTGTTCCCTGAAGATGCTCACCTCGGGATTCATGTACGACTTGTACTGTTGAGCCGCTCCCTGTCTTCGGAGTTCTTCAAGTTTGGCCAGTTCCTGTTGAAGACTGTGCTGTTTGAAAAGCTCAACAGTTTCCTCAAGAGAGAGTATTTGAGATTGGGCGTGTACCTGTAACGGTATCCAAAGGAATACCAAAAACAAGATCCACCACTTGGATGATTTCATATGAAATATGTATTAATGGTTGTGAAATACGAATTGAGATAGCTGAGAAAAGATGCTATCTGCCTAAGGGATAGAATTATCCCAGGGGTGGGCCGCGAAGGGAGTAAGAAGAGAAAGGGTTGGACTGATATAGATCATCCGGCGGTGGCAAATCGAAAAAAAGTGGAAGTGGAGTTTGAGATACTGAATAGCTGCTTAATACTCCTTGAGAAGAAAACTGATCAGATTTTGTAGAAGCATTATTTGTGGTTTTCTGCGTGTGCGTTCCTGACAGATCAACAGTAGCGATTGGATGCTGGTGATCCTCTTCATCGTCAAATTCTTCGGTGTGATGATGGTTTTGATCATGGTCATCTGAATGGGAGTGCACAAACGTGTGGACATCGCCGTGTTCAAACAGATGATCAAAAATGGCATGGACATGTACGCCGCTTCCAAAAAATACACATACCATGCTGGCTACAATCAGTAGCCAAGCCGTCTGCTTAAACGCTATTTTTTGGTTTAAATTAATCACAGGATCAAAATAGGTGCTGGACGGCTAAAACCAAAAGCTTTTATATGCCTGATTTGATAAAGTAATTTTTGACAAGAATTATGCTAAAATGGGATGGAGTAAACTATTTCGATTACTACAGACAAATAACTAACACTTCATTATAAGCAAGAGTATAATCTGTCCAACATTTTTTTCATTTCCATACTTTTAAGTAAATCCGAACTATATTAGAAAGACAAGTCTCACTGCCTTTTCTTTTAGATTAAAAAATGGTTATTGAAGATAAATCGGAGAACCGATCTTTTTAAAAAAAGGACGAGTACATCCATTGAAATCGGCACCCTTTGACAGCTGAAAGTGACTTCGCTCTTTTTCGTAATCAGACGGCTATCGCTGTAAGGGAAGACCCCCCCTTCGAATCTTATGAATATTCTAATTTATCAAACATTTACGACTCTAAACTAATAATCCGTTCAAACATTACTTTTTCCAAATGGTGTCTCATTTGGAACTGAACTTATATGTTTAGTGCCGGAACCTTTAAAGATTTACACAGTTCAAAGATCGGTTAATTACAACCAAAGCAGCTCCAGTTTTAATAAATAGAGCTTTCATTACATCGGCTTCCCTAAACAAGATTCAGATAGATTACCTACCGAAAAAAGCTGTAACATCACAAAACTTTAATTTATACAACATTACATGTTACGTTTTTAACGCATGTGAAGTAGAGTTTTCTAATGTTATAAGTGGTGCAGGAATAACAAATCATTCCTGAAAAATGAAAGACGGTTTCTCATGGAATAAAAAATATCACCCATGAAAACCTGCAATTTATTCATTCGAAATTAAGAATCAATAGAGTATCCAGAGAGGTAAGCTCATGACCCCTATAAATAATTTATACAAAGTACTATCGGAGTTGGAAGCTGTAAATGCAGAAGAATGCCGTGATGTGATGTCGGATTACGACAGTTATGTAGATGACATTCAGAAAAAAATCTATATCCAAACTTTTATGATTCAGTACAATAATGCAAAAAAGTATTATCGAAAAGGAAATAAAACCGGTGAAAAAAGATCCCTGATTTTTGCCATAAATGTCATTCAATCGAATGATTCATTAACTATGGAACTGCGAAACAAAAATGTTCGAGACTATGTAACCGGAACACGCCTCACGCCAGGAAAAATTGCAAAGAGGCTGAATGAATTAGATGGTGTAAAATTAACTTAATAAAACGATAACCAGGGTATTTTCATTTATTCAAAACCGAGAAGGTGGCAGAATGAGAGAGCTGTCATCCTCTTGCTTAAAAAACTTTGTATATTGCATTTATATACAGACGAATTGAATAAATAGAAATATATATAAATTAACGCATAGGCAATAGATGTCAGGTTCAGCGAATAATGACGGTCAAAATAGAAATTTGGAGCTGTTAGATACGTCCGGTACAAGAAAACTGTATGTGAAATACATGGTTTGTTTGCGGGATAGAAGGATTCTGAAGTCTATATTAGATGATATAGGATTTAACTATGAAATCACCTTCCACGGAGCCATTCATTTTCTCGAAGAGTACACGGATGCTCAATATGATGAATTAAAAAAGAGTTTATCAGAGACAGGTATGATTTTACTTACTGAAAAAGAGAGCACGCTGATTGATCGAATTATACATACCATCGTCGAAGTCATTCATCATTCGGAAACGTTACCAAAACTGAGTTTTCATGATCTGGTCAATAAACATGTGATTTCGGGAGAAGATTCTGTCTTCAAAATTTTTTCGGACGTGAATGGAATGTCGGTAATTCA containing:
- a CDS encoding efflux RND transporter periplasmic adaptor subunit; this encodes MKQLITYIILCSSLLLVGCGGGSDQEGHSHEEEGDHTHEQPAQQAQDQQGHSHDGDDAHSHDEESQLEGAGVITQWTDKTELFMEYPELIVGQEATFAVHLTRLSDFKPVSESEVEFVFSSERGNEGSITETEVQVPGIYGPDVIFERAGRYDLAIIIKGMVDDTLQVNGIPVYSSAEEVPATHEDEDPNLISFLKEQQWNIPFGTEPVGRQTLYRTIEAHGETHPVTQKESIVSAPFAGIVLSSMNRDLPVSGQQVSKGHTLLRLNPAIQSEDGENYAEQFINAQSRLELAENNLRRSERLFANEAIPEAELEQARMEYRQALIRYQTIHETLQIEQDAIDGYGDDSESYRFELKAPIAGTITEMFVTPGMQVSAGDPLFRIADLSKIRLNVHLPAHLRNSLGNPESAVFSIQGSDRQIALNEVEGRLVSRGANVDPQSRTVSLIYEINNDDQTLQTGLFTTVEIDTEQKENVLSVPESALVEEEGTYSVFIHRSGESFEKREVVTGIRNRGQVEIVSGLEGGERIVTVNAYRVKMASLSSEAPAHGHSH
- a CDS encoding efflux RND transporter permease subunit; the protein is MLDSLIRGSIRHRLVVLVSSLVILVAGIYIVQKMPVDVFPDLTAPTVTVMTEAHGMASEEVERLITLPVETAVNGATGVRRVRSSTSMGISIVWVEFEWGTDIFQARQIVNEKLKMAAGNLPEQVEPPVMAPISSIMGEIMLVSVNSDQHSELDVRTAADWEIRRRLLAIPGVAQVIPIGGGKKQYQVRVHPDRLKEYNVTLNQVLDAAEYSNENFSGGFFNQHSQEFTIRGIGRAYAVEDLEQAVITERNNIPITIGDVATVEIAAAQKIGDASVNAEPATIISVQKQPGANTLELTQRIDETMAQIEQTLPDGFTINTKLFRQADFIDLAIDNVVEALRDGAFLVIVILFLFLANYRTTLISLTAIPLSLVFAVFVLEFFDVTINTMTLGGMAIAIGVIVDDAIIDVENAFRRLRENHQLPAAQQQSAFDVVFESSKEIRTSIINATLIIIIAFVPLFFLSGIEGRLLQPLGLAYIVSIGASLLIAMTVTPALCYYLLPNQAAKGKLEESWFTGKLKAGYEKVLDFVLRFRKSVLAGALLLFLTTLIVLPFLGRSFLPEFNEGTLVVTAVTIPGTSLDESNEIGNQVERILLDHPAVTSTSRRTGRAELDEHAQGPNSSEIDARLDLPEGMTKEEALADLREDLTVVPGTNISIGQPISHRIDHMLSGTQANIAVKIFGPDLFRLRAMAEEVRGQMEPVDGIVDLSIEQQQNVPQIQIRPNRRSLARHGMSIRDLSELVDVAFAGEVVSQIQEGDQMFDLLVRFDENHRGSIEAIQNATFNLENGTIVPLAELATIKSRSGPNTISRENVQRAITVSANVAGRDLRGTVDEIRSNVSENITLQQGYFVEYGGQFESEARATNIILLLSIFSILGIYLLLFLEFGSLKTALVVMVNLPFALIGGIYMVLFTGGIVTIASLVGFITLFGIATRNGILMVSHYQYLRKEGKEFIQAIRQGAMERLNPILMTALTAGLALIPLAIAVGEPGNEIQSPMAQVILGGLLSATMLNMVVIPALLAQFETQ
- a CDS encoding carbohydrate binding family 9 domain-containing protein; amino-acid sequence: MFFVLIQLLGFILTASIQAKNDPQTTSIPYVSDAVTIDGSLDERFWKSAHTLPLKMSQPIYGNPPSTETTVKVAHSGNAIYVGGYFKYNSSDINDRQLSRDDLDYSSDLFGVVIDGYNDKKSANVFITSPSGNKTDLAVTDDAEFSKNLNWNTFWTVKVNREDTYWSFEMRIPLSSLQYQKKDGKVVAGLSVWKYSADNNEFDTYPLISNDYGNDSYFKPSKTAAFSFNTDIGTKSKPLFVTPYFLGGYDHEQLNSGDNHGQFSPNIGIDAKYKLSSNFTLDATVNTDFAHVEDDNQQINLTRFPLHREEKRTFFQERAGLFSFNTGGPTNLFYSRRIGLTDEGRDVPIDGGVRLTGRAGRWDIGALSLQSAPKYGNEGESFGVIRVRRNLSDDRSTYVGFMSTSRVSQSNVYNLAYGVDMVWEGDRDLFITGRYSHTFDDPDSSGYTRGWLNNTNMLIKAERKSYIGFFYKFSINRMGQSYNPGLGFVDRTDFTRYGDRIAYGWEAPKHSFIQKSQLITDAHIYVGNTSNKMESSSILIKNYTSFKSGFVIQFGVKHQTEHLTTGYNLSERVSIPAGQYGFEEVFVKFSTSKGSRLRLDASTSVGGFFDGKGVGTVISPEWSINPNFELSGDMEYYNINFEERGQLYRSLLLRGRLDVKPAPNISISGLAQYNSLTNVTSSFARFRFNIADGSDLFLVYRFGQNNTPFEQLHLNDPVEIHSLQAKFNYTFQY
- a CDS encoding LytR/AlgR family response regulator transcription factor, giving the protein MYLFKPFDINYEEHRFSFAVIALIFGVVDSIVFFLSIILIQKLLPKFVEESKWTVLKELGLWAVILCSIGIANFFLRELVYVNPQNLSLDYLLEEITHSYLFGFLVASLLTLVNLVYLVLSTSHKASDWDTVVHEINTSIRQPKSQSVTIEAESEQDIISFDIADFIFARVDGNYVEFYLKDEQKNINRYIKRNTLKRIEKQLRPFKNVIRVHRSFLINIDYITSVQGNAQGYRLTIDGLEEVIPVSRSYIHSFDAVLSS